CCACACGGCGCCGAGGTCCAGCGACGACCCGCTGGCGAGCGACGCGCCGCCCGCGCCGGTCGCCGACTCGATCTCTGTCAGGGCGCCGGTGAAGTTGGGCAGCGGGGCGTCTACCGGGGCGGTGACTTCCCAGGCGTCGGTGTCAACGCCGCCGGCGGCGCCCTGGTCGTAGTTGTCGGTAATGGTGGTCCACTCGGCCGCATCCAGCCCGGCGGCGGCTGAGGTGATGGAGATCGAGGTGAACTCCAGCGGCTGGCCGGTGTCGTTGCTGAGGGTGAGCGTCCCGTCGGCGCGGTTGATCTGCGCGATCGGCGCGATCTCAAACGACGACTCGATGTAGGCGGCGCCGTCCCACCAGGTGCGGTCGCCGCTGCCGGTCCCGCCCCCAGGGTTGTCGTCGACAAACAGAGTCGCCTCGCCATTGGCGTCGGCGACCACCGTGCCGGCGTACCCCAGGTAGGCGGTGCGGTCCTCGGAGGTGAACGCGGCGGCGCCGTCGATCAGCGGGGGCGACGACCACACGGCCGAACCGGCCGCGACGCCCGCGGTGGCGTTCGCTTTCGTCCCGAAGGCGTCGTAGAAGGTTAGGTTGCCGCTAGTGGTGCCGGTCTGGATGACCCAGCTCTCACCGTTGGTCCAGTACACGGCGTAGAGGTCGTAGCTGACGCCGCTGGTGAGGCCCGAGATCGTCTGCATCACCTCCGGCACGTCCTCGCCGCCCTCGGCGGAGTTGCCGGTCGCCTCGTAGAGGAACTGGACGCCGGTGGTGTCCTCGTAGGCCGGCACCTCACGCAGGTGCCACAGGTTGTCGGTGGAGTTGACGCTGCCGGACAGCTCGAACGCCGAGAGCGGCGAGACATTGGTCGACAAGCTGAAGAAGCCGTCGTCCGCGTCAACATAGGTAAGGCCCTGAGACCAGCAGGCGGGGCCCGCGGCTATCGTCAAGAAGAACGCGACCGCCGTCTGCCGAGCGGCTCTTGCTGTCATGGATGTCTTCATCATCGTCGCCTTAGAATAGGGGGGTGAAGAAGTAGTCGTTACCAACGGCCGCTAGCGGGCCGTGTCGGGATTAAAAAAAATTGACGCCTAATCGCTTGTCGGTGGGCGAAGCGGCAGCGGTGACGCGTAGCGCGGAAGGCGCCCGCGCCGATCGTGGTGACCGCGGTCAGCCAGGCTGCGGACGGTTCGGGCGCGGCGCGCGCCGTGTCGGCGGCCAGGGCGCCAGGGCCGTTCCAGTTGTTGTACGCGGTTTGGAACAGGCTGAAGTCGACGAAGTCGATGCGTTGGTCGCCGTTCAGGTCGGCCGCCGCCGGTTGGCCATCGAGAACCAGGGTGTGGAGCTCTTGTGTGAGCTGCAGGTAGTCGTCGAAGTCGAGCTGGCCGTCGCCGTTGAGGTCTACCGGCGGCGGGTAGTCATAGCCGCTGCTGGCGAGGAGCTCGAACCCGTTGAGCACCACCGGCCCGCCGTCGGTGGAGGTGAGTGACAGCGTCACCGGCCCGGCGCCGTCGCTGCGGAAGGTGACCCGCGAGCTGGCGATGCCAAGCGGCTGGTCGGCGCCGGTGGTGGTGGCGATCTGCCCCAGCCCGCGTCCCCCCAGCCCGATTGCAAACGCGGGTTGGGCGAAATCCTGATCGTGCGAGTAGAGCACGAGCTGGTAGTCACCCTCGGCCAGGCTTCCAAGCGTCAGGTCAATCGCGCTATCGCCAAACACGAAGTCATCTGCGATGTCGGCCAGCGGCCCGGACGCGCCGTCGCCGCGGTCGCGGAACTGACCGGAGGAAAGCGCCACCTCGACCTGCCCGCCCGCTGAGCCAGACAGCGGCGAGTCGAATGCAGCCGACAACGGGCCGGTGGTGGACTCGGGGCGGGAGAACTCGAGAAAGCCCGACTGTGTCTGCTGGCCGTTGAGGCCAAAGTCGACCTTCAGCCCGCCTTCTTTCACGGTGGCCTCCGGGTTGATCAGGCCGACGACCTTGGTGTTGTAGTCCTGGTAGGTGTTGTAGTCGCCCCGCATCCACAGCACGGCGGAGTTCTCGGCGTCCCACTGGGGCGCGATCGGACGCACGTTGTCTTCCGTCGAGTTGAACGTCAGCGGGGTCCATCGCCACGTGACGCCGTTGTCGGTAGTGTCGCCCCGGAACAGCTCGTAGTGCTGCTCGCCGTCGGCACCGAACAGCCGCGCCTGGGTGCCCGGGTGAACGTCGGACGACAGGTACACCGTGCCCGGCTTGGCCGGGTCGATCGCGACCAGCCCGGTGTAGTCGTTCTCGGCGGCGTACAGGTGCTCGCCCGCGTACGCCATCTGGTTCACGACCCACTCGTTCTGATCCCAGCGGGCGTAGAAGAAGCGGTGGTCGCGGTCGTCGTCCTCGGCGCGGGCCTGGAACACTGCGACCGGCGAGCCGGCGTCGATCGCGACATCAACCGTCCAGCCCCGTCGCATCGTGGTCCCGCCGAACGACTGGCCGGTCTGGAACACACTCGTGAGCGAACTCGGGGCGGCCGCCGACGCGTCAAGCAGGTCGGCGTCGACAACGGCGCCCGCCGAGTTGTAGAGCACCCCGTCCTCGATGTACCCGTGGAACACGCTGTTGTCCCAATTGCGGGGGTGCCGCTGAGTGGTAATCAGATGGATGCGGTTTCCGTCGGACGCGTAGCTGACATAGGGGCGGTCGCCCGAACCGCCTTCGCTCAGCAACTTGCCGCCGTACGACCAGGTCAGCCCCTCGTCGTCGGACACCAGGATGTTGGGGTCGAAGTTGACGCTCCGGACAAAGTTGTAGAGCCGGCCGGCGCCCTGCGAGTCCGCTGGCAGGTAGTGCAGGTTGGAGTACGTCATGGCCGCGCCGTTGTTGAACGTGGCCTCGCTGCTCCACGAGTCAATCTGGCCGGCCTGGTCGCTGACACGCCAACGGGACAGGTTGTCCGTCAGGTGGCCGCCGTACATGGCCACGTACCGGCCGTCGGAGCGTCGGTAGAGGGCCGCCGAGTTGTGGTCGTCGTCCTGCAGGCCGTGGTTGAGGACGAACCGCTCGACGGCGCCGCTGTTCAGGTCGTACGAGACCATGTCGACGTCGCCGTTCCGCTGGGCGCCGCCCGGCCCCGAGCCGTCCGCCACCGAGCTGACCAACAGCTTACCGGCGGCGGCGTCGATCACGGCGCGCTCGTCCTCGAACCACGACCAGGCGCCGTTGTCGTTGAACTCAACAAGCCCCGGGGCCACCGCCGTTTGTGCGTGGGCGGTGGCCCCGACGCCGACAAAGGTCGACGTGACCAGGAGATGCTTAAGCCAATCAGCCAAGATGCACTATTCCAGTAGCAGACAGAATCTTCAGTTATTCCATTCCGCAACGCACGCGGGGAACGCCTGCGCCGTGAGGGTCACGACGCAGGCGCCGCCGCCGCTGCCCCATCTTCAACTAGCTTCGCTTACGCCGCACCGTAACTAACCCGAGCCCAGCCACGATCCCCATCAGCGCGGAGGCTGGCTCGGGCACAACGCTCAGCACGCCCGTGCTCTCACTAAACCGGTAGGCGCCGTTGCTCCACACATCGCCGTTGGCCGTGAAACCGGCGACGGCGAAGCTGTCTCCGAAGGACTGGTTGTCGGCGCCGGCGATCATCCACGAGTCCCCCAGCGCTGCACTGGCCCCGGAAAGATCGAAGTTGAACAGTCCGTTGAACACCGTTTCTGGCCCGACGCCAGTGACCGAATTATTGACCCCGCTAGCGCCGATGACGAAGTTCAAGTTGGCGCCATCCGCCAGGGCAAAGCGGCCGCTATTCACAATGCTGCCATTGAATGTGTTGGACGACGACTGCAGTGTTAGCGTGCGGCCCGCGTCGTCCGAGCCAGGGTTGGTAATGGTGGCCGAACCGCTCAAGTCCGCCAGCACATTGATGGGCCCCTGCTTGGCATAGATCACCGAGTCGGAGACTACGCTGATGGCCCCTGCCAGGTTGAATATGTCGCCCCCGCCATTGATGTGGTTGATCGAACCACCGTCGAGGATCAGGTTGGCAACGGTGATCGTCCCGGTGTCACCTGTGCCCTTGTAGCTCAGTCCGAAAAGCGGGTCGCCGGTGTTGTTCACCGTTAGCGAGTCGCCTCCGAAGGTGTAGCTGCCACCGTCTGCAGGGGTCCGTACCCGGAAGTCGCCGGTGAAGTAGTCGTTGCCAAGGGCGGGGGCTAGCGAATCCGACCAGTTTCCGGCCGAGTTGAACGAGGAAGCGCCAAATCCATCGTCTGCAGTCAGCGATATATCTGCCGCGAACAAGGGGGCCGAGATGACCAGGGCGATGCCGATCGACGTCAACGAGTGCTTAGGGTTCATTAGATGCGAGTCTCAAGGAGTAGGAGTCGATGGAAGTAGATCTGAAGGAGAAACTGCCCGGACAGGGGCGCCGCGGTGGGGAAGGGAGGGCGAAGGAGTGGCGTCGGCAGCAATGCGAAAGTTGGAATCAACTCGGGTGCCCGCGAAAGCACCCGTCGGCGGGACCCGGGCCTACCTATGCTTCTCCGCTCGAGGCAGATCTTTTGCGGAAGAATTGGAAAGTTTTTCAGAATTGCAGTTCCAGCCAATAGTTTTGCGGATTTCTGAGTTTCGCCGCAAATCTGCCCGGCACTGGCGCGTAGTGGTAGGTAGGAGCCGCTCCACGAATTCTGCGCCGGCGCGGCTGGGCAGTGCGGGCGGCGGCCCGTCGCGCGCCATTCGCTAACCAAATCAGGTCGCCCGCAGCCCGTCAACACGCGTGGTCAAATGGAGTCAGAGACCGACAACTCCAAGCACAGCGATTTCCTGAGGCGCTTTGCCGAGGACTACCGCAGGCTCTACCGGTTTGTCTTGTCGCTGACGTTCAATCACGTCGACGCGGACGACGTGATGCAGGACACCAGCGTGGTCCTGTGGAAGAAGTACGACGACTTCGACCCATCCATTGGAACCTTCTACGCCTGGGCGTGTCGTGTGGCGTACCTCGAGGTGATGCGGCTCCGTCGGCAGCAGCGGCGCGCGGCGACCGTCGGCGATGACGTTATCGAACTCCTGCGTGACGAGTTGGCCCGCCGGGCGGACGCGACCGATCAGCGGGAAAACGCACTGGTGAGCTGCCTCAAGAAGCTGCCCCCAGAGGATCGGCAGCTGGTAGAGGACAGGTACTTCAGCGCCCTGGCCCCAAAAGAGCTCGCGGCTCACTATCAGAGGTCGGTACACTCGGTGTACCGGAGCCTGGCCCGGGTTCACGGGCTGCTCCGCCGGTGCGTCGACCGATCGCTTGCCTAGCACCAGTCAGTAACTATGGACTCGCCGCTGCATCGACTTTCTGACATTGAGCTCGCGCTGCGGATGCTCGGCGGCGACGCCACTCCCGAGGAGGTCGAGCGATTTAATCGCAGGCTCGCCGCGGATCCGGTGGCGCTGCGATGCGTGCTGGACGTCATCGAGCAGGAGGAGTGCTTAGAGTGGCGGTCGGCTTCGGGGCTGGCTGAATCCGCCGAGGGCCCGACTGTTCCTCGCCCCCATCTTGGTGCGAGTGCTAGTGATCGTCGAGTGTCGCGGCATTGGCCGTTCATGCTCTCGTTGGCTGCTACGCTGCTAGCGGCCGTATCGTTTACGGGGGGGCTGCTGATCAGCGATTGGCGGTCGGTTGAGCGGGGCAACCACGGCGTAACCCGGCTGAGCGAGGGCGGCGGCGGCTTGCAATCGTCGGTTTCACCGGGCATGACTCAACGACCGATTGGTCGCCTGGTGTCTTCCGCAGCCTGCCGTTGGGTTCCCGACCAACGAATATCGTTATCGGGGGAGTTGCGGTATGGCGAGTCGCTGAACCTGCTTGAGGGGGTCGCGGAGTTGCGACTTGAGGGCCAAGCGGGCGTCGCGGACGTGCACGCCGAAGGGCCGGCCGGGGTGGTGTTGACCGCCGACGGCGGCTGCAGCATCAGCCATGGCAGATTGACCGCAACCGCCATGCCCGAGCTCGCCCCGTTCGTTCTGGAAACTCCGCTTTGCCAGGTGACGTTGCGACGAGAGGGCGCGGTTGGCGTCGTCGTTAATGGACGCGACGTCGAGGTCCACGTCTTCGAAGGCGCCGCCGCCGTCCTCGTGCCATGGGGCCTAGGTGGCGCCGACTCACAGTTCTTCGATCTTACCGAGGGCCAGCTGCTTAGCCTGCGACAAGAGAGCGAGGGAAAGATTCACACACGGCTTGGCGACTCTCAGCCGACCGGGTTCGTGTCGCGTTCTTCGATGGGATCGGATCAACTTGTCATTCCCGACGAGTATGTCGAATCCGTGGCCGCCCTCAACCCGTCCCTCTACTGGCGGTTCGAAGAGAACGCGGCAGAGGCGATTGACGACAGCTCACCTGCCGCCGGCAACCCTGCCGAAGTAGTGGGGACGCTGAAGTACACGGTTAACACGGGCAACCGGGCGCTCGATCTCGGATCGGGCATGACCCCCGGCGTGCTCAATGCGCACCTGCTGTCGTCCCGCCCTATCAACCTCTCCGCCACCAACGGCTACAGCCTGGAGGTCTGGGTGAAACCAAGCCACTACCACCTCGGAACGATCGCGTCATTGATCGTCCCGAATGCAGAAGGGGCCTCGGTTCCGGGGCACGGGATGATGCTCGAGCTTGGTGGGCCGCGAACTGCGCAGCCCTTTATCGAACAGCCCGGCAAGATCCGGTTCCTGCACCGCAGCCCGCCCAGCGACAAAGTCGGCCACGGCGTCTCTTGCTACTCACCTGACCACTACTCGCTGCGGAAGTGGCAGCACGTGGTCGCGACCAAGGACGCCACCACGCTGCGGCTGTACCGGAACGGCGAGTTGGTGGCGAGCGGCAAAGACGACACGATGCACAATTCCGCCATGAAGCTGCTCGTTGGGCAGATCGACGAGAGCCGCCGCGAGCGTCAGTTCTTCGGGCAGCTTGATGAGCTAGCATTCTATCCGCACGCGCTCTCTCCAGAAGATGTTCATCGGCACTACGAGTTGGTCGAGCAAGCCAAGTCGAGCCCGCGCGAGCAAACGCCGCCCGCTCGTCCTATGGGTAAACGCACCTTGCTACCCTCGTTGTCGACGCGGCGGCCCTCCTCCGCGTAGAGGTGGGCTAGCACGTTGATGCGGACGCGATGTCTTGACGTTTTGGGGCGACGCGTCAGGTATCTATTGCCCGCCTAGATTGAGAACGACTCGACCGTCTTCAGGTTGGAGAAGGAACCCGCAGCCGTGCGGCGAGAAGGAGCCTTCGAGAGTCTCCACCCGGTAGGGCGCGTTCCGGAAAGTGCACTCGAGGGCATTCTCGGTCACTCGGTCGAACGGCAACAAAGCCGCTTGCGCCGTCATGAGGGTGACCTTCCACTGTGCGGGCAACCCTCGCAGCTTGATGGATAGCCTGCTCTCTTCCAGCGTGACGATCAGCTCTCCGTCGCCGGATTGAGTGGTGCTAGTCAACTGGTAGGCGCCGGTCTCGGTCTGGCTAACCTGCGGCGTGGAGAAGCGAAGCGGGTTTCCCTCGGCGTCGGTTGGGTAGAGCCCAGCCTGCTGGCCGCGCGAGCCCCAGAAGTTGCCGTCCACCAGTGGGAGGGTGAAGAATTCGACCGCGGACTTGTCGACCTTGTCTCGGAGGATGTCAGACTCCACCGATTCGTCGAACAGGTGCAGGTCGCGGAGTCGCAAGACGCCGCGATCCCACACGAAATTGACCCGGTAGAAGCGGCTGTTGTACCAGAACGTCTGCCGGTGGTCGTCGCCGAGCGGCGCGGTGAAGGTCATCGCTGTGGCGGGGGTGACCGGGAAGCTCTTGCGGAACCACTCGCCGGATGCGGCTAGCGTTTCAACCGTTAGCTCGCCCTGGTCACGCATCGCGGCGATCTTGGGGAACTGGTCCTCCAGGCCGGCCGCCATCCGATCCCAGGTGAACGAGTTCTCCTGACCCGCCTGAGTGTAGTTGAACGCCAAGCACTCGCCGTTGGCCAGGTTGTTGAGAAACCAGTCGACCCACGCGGGGTCGCGGCCGCCTTCGTTGTAGATCGGCTCCAAGGTGATCACGCCCTGCAGGCCGCCACCGACGCCGGTGTCGTACTGCCGGAGCGGGTCGCTGCCAAGCATCCGGAAGACGGGGACCGGGATCTGCCCGGCGGCGGTCTGAGCGGGCATGTATGCGTTGAGCTTGCTTGGGTAGTAGGCCTGGTTCCAGTAGCCCCCCCACAGCGTGTAGCCGTCGGTGCCGATCTGGTCTTTGCAGTTCGCGCTAGCGACGATGCCGTATTTCTCGTGCAGGTACGCCAGTGTGTGGGCGTCGATAAACCACGAGGCGACCGACTTTGGGTAGCGGCCAAAAACGGCGTAGAAGTCTTTCATGTAAACGTCTGCCAGCTTCTCGCGTTCTGCAGGTGTGTACCCCGAGGCGAAGCCGACGTTGGCGTGCCAGTCCCACGGGAATCGACCACGCCACTTCAGACCAGCCTTCTCCACCAGCGGTTGAGGCAATTCCCACCAACCGCCAATCTCAAACTGCTCTGTGGGCAGCTTGCTAAGGAGGTGCTGGTATCGCTCGTCGGTGAGGGCGTCGTACTGCAGCAAGAAGGTGCCCGGCAAGTTGTGCCTTTGCATCAACTCGATCTGCTTCACCACTGTTTGGTAGAGCACCTCCTCGGTAACCGACTCGTCTCGCGGCTCCAGGAGCCTGATAAAGTTGACGATATTCACGATGCGGGGCGCTCGGCCGGCCCCTTCAACACCCTCGCAGCGTGGGCTCGAAATGAGGAGGGCGGTCGCCAACGCTAGCGCGAACGAGATGAAGCATCGGTCAGAGAACATAGAGTTTACTCAGGCTGCTAACGAGAAGTGACGCCGCCGCTGTTCCATCATCGTAGGTACAGCGGCGGCGCCAAGGTAGCGGTTGCGCAGGCGCTAGGCCCGGGGGGCTGCTTGCCGGCGGCGGCCGCGGCTCAGCGTGGCACCGGATAGCGCGAGCAGAAGAGCGGCGGCCGGTTCCGGCACAGCAGATCCAAAGACGTCGACTTCTGCAAGTCCAGCGGCGTTGTTGTCGGCGTCGTAGATGCTCAGCCGCACGTAGCGTACGGCGCTGGCCAGGGCGCCCGAGTTGTTGGTGATGCTGATCTGACTAGTGACCGGCGTTGTGATCGCGCCGGTGTCATCCTGTCCCTTGAGGAAGCTGGTGAGGAGTGAGTAGTCGCTCCCGTTGGCCGAGACCAGCAGGTCGAACGAGAACAGATCGCGGCCAGAGTCGTTCCACCCGGCGTAGACGTCGACCTGATCGAGGTCGTGCAGCCCGCCCAAGTCGAAGGTAGCGTTGGTGTCGTTGGTGACTGATCCGTAGGCCGCGTGGTCGATGTCGTCACCACCAGAGCCGCCCTGGGGATAAACAGTTGCCAGTGCCCCGTCGGTCCAGGCCGTAATGCCGGCCGAACTTTCAAAGGTCGAGTCGCCGTCGTACCCCGCAATCAATCCCTCGGCCAGGTCGCTGCTGGAGGCGTTGAACAGTACAGGGCTGTACGGGTCGTGGGTGGCCCCACCGGCGGGCGCGACGTCTTTGACGACACTCGTCGTAACGGCGCCGTGGGCGGGCAAGCCAGCGCCGAGGGCGATCATCGCGGATGCTGCGGCAATGCGAAAGTTAAGCCATTGAATTCTCATGAGGACTTCTCCAGGTGAATAGTGATGAGACGCACGTTTGCTTGGCATCGCGGGCCCGACGGCGGGCACACCCCGCCTAGGTAGGGTGATCGCTGACGCCAAGTCGCGGGGGCGCCGTTGCGCGGAACGTCCGCCAGTGCAATTGGTGCACTCCCCCGAACCTTACATGGTCTCCCAGCTGGTTTTCTGACCCGTTGAAGCGGAGTATTCTGGGAAACTCTCCATCCGGTGTGGTGCGCCTCGCTCGGTTGGTTCGACCAGTAGCCAAAATCGGGCCTTCCAGGACCGCACTCGGATGGAAGGCGGCGGCGGGCCCGCCGCCAGTGATTTTTTAAGATATTCCGACTTGCGGTTTTTTCTGTGTCAGAATCCCGCGTCAGCCACCATGGGTCAGAATGGCAGGCGGAATCGACCCCTGCGGGGCTCTTGAAGCACTCAAGGTAGATCAATCGAGATGGCGTGGGCAGGCGAAGCCGACAGCGAGCGGGTGAGGGTGTTTGGCGAACTGCTCGCCGAGTGTCACCGCGATCTGTTTGGGTTTATTTACTCAATGGTCCAGCACCACTCCGACGCCGAAGACGTCTACCAGCAGGTGGCGCTGGTGCTGTGGAGGAAGTTCGATGATTTCGAGCTGGGCACCAACTTCGCGGCTTGGGCGACCAAGGTGGCGCACCTCACCGCGCGAGACTTCATACGTTCCCGTCGCCGGAACGCCGTTGCGTTCAGCGACGAGGTGCTCGAGGCGATCGCCTCGACGTACAATCCCGGAAAGAGCTGGCGAAGCGACGACACCTCCGACGCGTTGTCCACTTGCCTCGGCAAGCTGCCCGCGAAAGACCGCAAGCTGGTTGAGCAGTGCTACTCGCCCGGGCGGGACTACGGGCGCATAGCCCAGCAGCACGGAAGATCTGTCGGCGCTATCTACCAGGCGATTTCACGGGTTCGCAAGAGCTTGTACTACTGTGTGAAGCGCACACTCGCACAGGAGGCCTACTGATGCCAATCCCCCCCAAGGAAGTCGAAGCCCTTATCGAGGCGCTCTCTCGCAGCTGGGACGGCCGCGCAACTGGCGAGGAAAAGGACGCCATTGAGGCGTTCGTGAAAAAGCACGGGAGCGCCGGCGTGGAGGTGCTGATGCAGGTCTCGAGCGTGCACCTGGAACTTGAAAGGCTGGTCGAGTCGAGCCGCGTATACGACCTCGCGATGGACCGGGTGAGGGCGGTCGCACGGCTCGACGAGATCGCCGACAGATCCGCTGATCTGGCGCTCTCGGAGCTGCCGCCGCGTCGGCCGCTGCTCCAGAGCCGCCTGACGAAAGGCGCCATCTGGGTCGCGGCGGCCGCCTTGATCGTCGCGGCCGTCGTGCCGTGGGCAATCCAGGGCTCCGATCGGCAGACCGCTTCGGTAACGCAGTCGCCGCAGTTCCAGCTGCTCCGCCCCTCTACGCCCGCTGCGCGGGTGGTTGGCCTAGAGAACGCAACCTGGGTGGACGGGGACGACATCTCGGTGGGCTCGAACCTGAAGAAGGGGAGGCGCCTGGAACTGTCGACCGGCCAGGCGCACCTGAGCATGGTGTGCGGCGCCGACATTGTGCTGCAGGCGCCCTGTGTTGTCACGCTCAACGCCGACGACGAGGTGCGGTTGCTGAACGGCACGATAACGGCGCAGGCGGCCAAGTGGGCGACCGGCTTTGTCGTGCTGACTCAGGACCTCAGGGTGACCGACCTCGGCACCCGGTTTGCGGTCTCGACCGACCGGTCGGGGGTCGTCGAAGCGCATGTCTTGCAAGGCGAGATCCTGGCCGAACCGATGAAGCACCGGCGGCCGCGGCACTCCTCGATGCTGCTCGAGTCTGGGCAGGCGATCCGTGTTGATCCGTTTCGGTCGAGCATCAACCTGATGGCCGCGCGTAACGAGGATTTCGGCGCCGAGATTGAGGACTTCCGCCCGCTTCGGCCCATCCCTATGTGGAACACGGGCGTCGGCCTGGCGCCGGGCGACACCGACCCCCACTGGCGATTGGTTTCTGGAAGCAAGCAGCACGGCCCTTATCCGCGGGGCTCTGTCGTGACGCCGGGTGACACGGGGTCCTACAAGGACAACAAACCTGAGGCTTCGCAGTGGATCTCGGTGGAGGAGGAGTCGTACCCCGGGGTGCCGCCGGAGTCGGTGCACACTTTTGAGGCTACCTTCGAACTCGACGGCTACGATTTGGACACGGTCTACGTGGTAGGGCAGTTCCTTGTGGACGACGCCATCAACGACCTGCGGATCAACGGCCGCTCGGTCCCCTTCAATCGCTGGGTCACTACCTGGGACGAGTTCGACTTCAAGAGCTTCCACCCGATCGAGATCCTCGACGGGTTTGTCGAGGGGACCAACGTGATCTCGATTGACGTCTACAATTCCCCCTCCAATCCTAAGACACCTAGCGATTTCAACCCAACGGGGTTGCGCGTCGAGTGGCAAGCGTTCGGACGCGAGAAACGCTAGCTGTCGCTGCGGGGTGGCTCTTCGCGCGCATGCTCCGGTGGAGGGGGTGTGTTCGACCAGCTTACCTGTTAGCGGGGGCTCCTGACGCCCAACGGCCTTGGTGGCGAGGCGTTTTGAGGAACAGCCGATTTTCTCTGTGAGATTTTCCCGCCGCCCCCCATGTAATTGGTAGCACGGGCGCCCCGCAATGTGGCGCCCCGATCGTACGCTGCTCGTCGCCCGCCTTGTTCTCACCTGGCCTTTGTCTTGGCCGTCGCCCCTTAGAACGCGTCCATGGAACTCCTACCGCTCGCCGGGCGACGCCGCCCGCATGCATTCACGTTGGTCGAACTGCTGGTGGTTATTGCGATCATCGGCGTGCTGATCGCACTGCTGCTTCCCGCGGTGCAGGCGGCCCGAGAGTCGGCTCGCCGCATGCAATGTGTCAACCACCTCAAGCAGTGGGGGTTGGCGATGCACCTTCACCACGACACGAAGCGGCAACTGCCGATCGGGGCGCAGGGCAAGCTTAATGTCGACTTCCCGCGGCAAACATGGGTGCTGCATCTCTGGCCCTTTATTGAGGAGGTCAACCTGGCGGCGGAGGTCGGTCCAGACACCGATCTCGACACCCCGCCGTTCTCGGTGCCGAACTCCCTGGACGGCCTGTCTGGTCAGGCGGTGCCGATGTACCGCTGCCCCAGTGACTCGGGTCAGGACATCCTGTCTGGGTACTACCAGCGGCGACGGGGCAACTACGTCGTGAACTGGGGGAACGTGCCCTACGGCGACCGGTTCGACAGGGCGGAACTGAAAAACCTGCAGCTCGAGTTTGGCGAGGGTGAAGCGCCCTTCCGGCACGACAACGGCGACCCGCTATCGCCGGTTCGAACGTCGTTCAGCAAGATCGTGGACGGCACAAGTCACACCCTCCTGATGGCGGAGTTGCTGATGGCCCAGACCTCCGAGGACCTCGACTGGCGCGGAGACATCCTCAACGACGAGGGGCTACTCCGCTTCCACACGATGATGACACCCAACAGCCCCGAGCCCGACCTTGTCGATTCGGCGGGGCCCAGCGGTAAGCCGTGGTACGTCGACACGTTCGACCCGCTGATGCCCGTGGCCCCTGTGGCGAAGCGGAACCAGCGTTGCGCAGCTCGCAGCCGCCACACGGGCGGCGTCAACGCCGCGCTGTGCGACGGCTCGGTCGACTTCTTCACCGATGGGGTCGACCGCTACTACTGGGCTGCGTTGGGCACCATGGACGGCGGGGAGGTAGTGGCCGAATGACGACGCATACCGCACTAGTGATCTCGCTATTGGCAGGAACATTCGCAGTTGGGTGCCGGCCCGATGACGCTTTGTCGGTGGTGTCGGGGGTCGTCACCGTTGATGGGCAGCCCGCCGAGCGGGGCGCCATCTCGATTATCCCCTTGCAAGACGACTCGCGACGCGCGGGCGTGGAGATCCAAGCCGGCCGGTACGAGCTGCGAGCGCCTCGGGGGCCGGCCAAGGTCGTCATCAGGGTCCCGCGGGTGATCGGCCAGGCCCCCAGCAACGACCCCAATCGCGCACCTCGCCCAATTATGGAAGAAAGCCTGCCGGCCCGGTTCAACAGCAACAGCGAACTCGAAATCGACGTTCAACCCGGCGCGTCGGTCCACAACTTTGACCTCACTTCTGTCTAGTCCGCAGCCCGCCCGCGGGCCAATTGGGCCTGCTTTACGATTCAAGCAACATCAACTCCCCCTCGTCTTACCGGAGCAAGTACACCATGT
This genomic interval from Posidoniimonas corsicana contains the following:
- a CDS encoding LamG domain-containing protein, with protein sequence MDSPLHRLSDIELALRMLGGDATPEEVERFNRRLAADPVALRCVLDVIEQEECLEWRSASGLAESAEGPTVPRPHLGASASDRRVSRHWPFMLSLAATLLAAVSFTGGLLISDWRSVERGNHGVTRLSEGGGGLQSSVSPGMTQRPIGRLVSSAACRWVPDQRISLSGELRYGESLNLLEGVAELRLEGQAGVADVHAEGPAGVVLTADGGCSISHGRLTATAMPELAPFVLETPLCQVTLRREGAVGVVVNGRDVEVHVFEGAAAVLVPWGLGGADSQFFDLTEGQLLSLRQESEGKIHTRLGDSQPTGFVSRSSMGSDQLVIPDEYVESVAALNPSLYWRFEENAAEAIDDSSPAAGNPAEVVGTLKYTVNTGNRALDLGSGMTPGVLNAHLLSSRPINLSATNGYSLEVWVKPSHYHLGTIASLIVPNAEGASVPGHGMMLELGGPRTAQPFIEQPGKIRFLHRSPPSDKVGHGVSCYSPDHYSLRKWQHVVATKDATTLRLYRNGELVASGKDDTMHNSAMKLLVGQIDESRRERQFFGQLDELAFYPHALSPEDVHRHYELVEQAKSSPREQTPPARPMGKRTLLPSLSTRRPSSA
- a CDS encoding sigma-70 family RNA polymerase sigma factor, producing MESETDNSKHSDFLRRFAEDYRRLYRFVLSLTFNHVDADDVMQDTSVVLWKKYDDFDPSIGTFYAWACRVAYLEVMRLRRQQRRAATVGDDVIELLRDELARRADATDQRENALVSCLKKLPPEDRQLVEDRYFSALAPKELAAHYQRSVHSVYRSLARVHGLLRRCVDRSLA
- a CDS encoding BNR-4 repeat-containing protein, which translates into the protein MADWLKHLLVTSTFVGVGATAHAQTAVAPGLVEFNDNGAWSWFEDERAVIDAAAGKLLVSSVADGSGPGGAQRNGDVDMVSYDLNSGAVERFVLNHGLQDDDHNSAALYRRSDGRYVAMYGGHLTDNLSRWRVSDQAGQIDSWSSEATFNNGAAMTYSNLHYLPADSQGAGRLYNFVRSVNFDPNILVSDDEGLTWSYGGKLLSEGGSGDRPYVSYASDGNRIHLITTQRHPRNWDNSVFHGYIEDGVLYNSAGAVVDADLLDASAAAPSSLTSVFQTGQSFGGTTMRRGWTVDVAIDAGSPVAVFQARAEDDDRDHRFFYARWDQNEWVVNQMAYAGEHLYAAENDYTGLVAIDPAKPGTVYLSSDVHPGTQARLFGADGEQHYELFRGDTTDNGVTWRWTPLTFNSTEDNVRPIAPQWDAENSAVLWMRGDYNTYQDYNTKVVGLINPEATVKEGGLKVDFGLNGQQTQSGFLEFSRPESTTGPLSAAFDSPLSGSAGGQVEVALSSGQFRDRGDGASGPLADIADDFVFGDSAIDLTLGSLAEGDYQLVLYSHDQDFAQPAFAIGLGGRGLGQIATTTGADQPLGIASSRVTFRSDGAGPVTLSLTSTDGGPVVLNGFELLASSGYDYPPPVDLNGDGQLDFDDYLQLTQELHTLVLDGQPAAADLNGDQRIDFVDFSLFQTAYNNWNGPGALAADTARAAPEPSAAWLTAVTTIGAGAFRATRHRCRFAHRQAIRRQFFLIPTRPASGRW